The proteins below come from a single Rhizobium sp. BT04 genomic window:
- a CDS encoding HNH endonuclease, translating into MTIAVSPQALPALVLNADYRPLSYYPLSLWSWQDAIKAVFLDRVNIIAEYEHSVSSPSFSMRLPSVVCLKTYVQPSRNPAFTRFNVFLRDRFECQYCGAHDDLTFDHVIPRAHGGETTWENVVAACSPCNLRKGSKLPKQAGMFPSQKPYQPTVQDLHNNGRLFPPNYLHDSWLDYLYWDTELQP; encoded by the coding sequence TTGACGATTGCAGTCTCCCCCCAGGCCCTGCCAGCGCTCGTTCTGAACGCTGACTACCGGCCGCTGAGTTATTACCCCTTGTCGCTGTGGTCCTGGCAGGACGCGATCAAGGCGGTATTTCTCGACCGTGTGAACATCATCGCAGAATATGAGCATTCGGTGTCCTCACCGAGTTTCTCGATGCGGCTTCCGAGTGTCGTGTGCCTGAAGACTTACGTTCAGCCATCCCGCAATCCTGCTTTCACCCGGTTCAACGTCTTCCTGCGTGACCGGTTCGAATGCCAGTATTGTGGCGCCCATGACGACCTGACCTTCGACCATGTCATCCCGCGCGCCCATGGCGGCGAGACGACCTGGGAGAATGTCGTGGCAGCCTGTTCGCCCTGCAATCTGCGCAAGGGCAGCAAGCTTCCCAAGCAGGCAGGCATGTTCCCGTCGCAGAAGCCCTATCAGCCGACGGTGCAGGATCTGCACAATAACGGCCGGCTGTTCCCGCCGAACTATCTGCATGATAGCTGGCTCGATTATCTCTACTGGGATACCGAACTGCAGCCTTGA